From Camelina sativa cultivar DH55 chromosome 20, Cs, whole genome shotgun sequence, the proteins below share one genomic window:
- the LOC104769180 gene encoding RNA-binding protein 39 isoform X2 → MELDEYEYLEKTVEEGDVSDRKIEESGNEKSERRSYRKREGGERHDEEDVDEERGSRRSKKSRGDGEENGKRDRGEKERHRSSRDKERERDKVREGSRDKESVRERSSKERDRSDRDKTRDRERREREKERERRERRSSSRSRREEVVERGSRRHKDKKEEPEADPERDQRTVFAYQMPLKATERDVYEFFSKAGKVRDVRLIMDRNSRRSKGVGYIEFYEVTSVPMALALSEQIFLGQPVMVKSSEAEKNLAQTNSTTGGTGPADRKLYVGNLHFNMSEPELRQIFERFGPVELVQLPVDAETKQCKGFGFIQFAQLEHSKAAQIELNGKLEISGRTIKVSAVSDHIGTHDTAPKSADFDDDDGGGLALNAQSRALLMQKLDRTGIAASIVGSLGVPALNGTAYNQPGMIPSFPTAVLPTAANPSFVTEPVGQPSDCLLLKNMFDPATETDPEFDLEIREDVKEECSRYGRVSHIYVDKNSAGFVYLRFETVQGAVAAQNVMHRRWFAQKMITATFMPRDEYEAKAKD, encoded by the exons ATGGAGTTGGACGAATACGAGTATCTGGAGAAGACGGTTGAGGAAGGAGATGTGTCGGATAGGAAGATAGAAGAGAGTGGGAACGAGAAGAGCGAGAGGAGGAGCtacagaaagagagaaggaggagagaggCATGACGAAGAAGACGTTGATGAAGAGCGAGGTAGCAGACGGAGTAAGAAGTCTCGTGGAGACGGCGAAGAGAACGGTAAGAGGGATCGAGGGGAGAAAGAGAGGCATAGGAGCAGCAGAgacaaggagagagagagggataagGTTAGAGAAGGATCGAGAGATAAAGAGAGCGTCCGTGAGAGAAGTAGCAAAGAGAGAGATAGGAGTGATAGGGACAAAACCCGAGaccgagagagaagagaaagggagaaggagagagagaggagggagAGAAGGAGCAGTAGCAGATCTCGGagggaggaagtagtggaaagAGGAAGcag GAGACACAAGGACAAGAAAGAGGAGCCTGAAGCAGATCCTGAGAGAGATCAAAGAACTGTTTTTGCATACCAG ATGCCTCTTAAAGCTACTGAGAGAGATGTTTATGAGTTCTTCTCCAAAGCGGGCAAG GTGAGGGATGTGCGATTGATCATGGACAGAAATTCAAGACGATCAAAAGGAGTCGG GTATATTGAGTTTTATGAGGTGACGTCAGTTCCAATGGCCTTAGCTCTGTCTGAACAAATATTTCTTGGACAACCTGTGATGGTTAAGTCCTCTGAAGCTGAAAAGAATTTGGCGCAAACTAATAGTACTACGGGTGGTACTGGCCCTGCAGATAGGAAACTATATGTTGGAAACCTGCATTTCAACATGTCAGAGCCGGAGCTTAGACAG ATTTTTGAGAGGTTTGGTCCTGTTGAGCTTGTTCAGCTACCAGTTGACGCTGAAACTAAGCAGTGCAAAGGTTTTGGCTTTATTCAG TTTGCCCAACTTGAACATTCAAAGGCAGCCCAAATTGAGTTGAATGGAAAGCTGGAGATTTCTGGTAGGACAATTAAG gTGTCCGCCGTGTCTGATCATATTGGTACACACGATACTGCTCCAAAATCTGctgattttgatgatgatgatggaggtGGACTG GCTTTAAATGCACAATCTAGGGCTCTGCTTATGCAGAAACTGGATCGTACAGGTATCGCAGCGAG CATTGTGGGCTCTCTCGGAGTGCCAGCATTAAATGGAACAGCTTATAATCAACCAGGCATGATTCCTAGTTTCCCAACGGCAGTGCTTCCAACAGCAGCAAACCCTTCTTTCGTCACTGAGCCTGTTGGTCAGCCAAGTGACTGTCTCCTACTTAAGAACATGTTTGATCCTGCAACCGAG ACGGACCCGGAGTTTGATCTTGAGATTAGAGAAGACGTTAAGGAAGAATGCTCAAGGTATGGCAGAGTCAGCCATATTTATGTAGACAA GAACAGTGCGGGTTTTGTGTATCTGCGGTTTGAAACAGTGCAAGGTGCAGTGGCAGCTCAAAACGTGATGCACAGGAGGTGGTTTGCACAAAAGATGATAACTGCAACTTTCATG CCTCGAGATGAATATGAAGCCAAAGCCAAGGACTAA
- the LOC104769180 gene encoding RNA-binding protein 39 isoform X1: MELDEYEYLEKTVEEGDVSDRKIEESGNEKSERRSYRKREGGERHDEEDVDEERGSRRSKKSRGDGEENGKRDRGEKERHRSSRDKERERDKVREGSRDKESVRERSSKERDRSDRDKTRDRERREREKERERRERRSSSRSRREEVVERGSRRHKDKKEEPEADPERDQRTVFAYQMPLKATERDVYEFFSKAGKVRDVRLIMDRNSRRSKGVGYIEFYEVTSVPMALALSEQIFLGQPVMVKSSEAEKNLAQTNSTTGGTGPADRKLYVGNLHFNMSEPELRQIFERFGPVELVQLPVDAETKQCKGFGFIQFAQLEHSKAAQIELNGKLEISGRTIKVSAVSDHIGTHDTAPKSADFDDDDGGGLALNAQSRALLMQKLDRTGIAASIVGSLGVPALNGTAYNQPGMIPSFPTAVLPTAANPSFVTEPVGQPSDCLLLKNMFDPATETDPEFDLEIREDVKEECSRYGRVSHIYVDKNSAGFVYLRFETVQGAVAAQNVMHRRWFAQKMITATFMPRHEYEAKAKDQIE; the protein is encoded by the exons ATGGAGTTGGACGAATACGAGTATCTGGAGAAGACGGTTGAGGAAGGAGATGTGTCGGATAGGAAGATAGAAGAGAGTGGGAACGAGAAGAGCGAGAGGAGGAGCtacagaaagagagaaggaggagagaggCATGACGAAGAAGACGTTGATGAAGAGCGAGGTAGCAGACGGAGTAAGAAGTCTCGTGGAGACGGCGAAGAGAACGGTAAGAGGGATCGAGGGGAGAAAGAGAGGCATAGGAGCAGCAGAgacaaggagagagagagggataagGTTAGAGAAGGATCGAGAGATAAAGAGAGCGTCCGTGAGAGAAGTAGCAAAGAGAGAGATAGGAGTGATAGGGACAAAACCCGAGaccgagagagaagagaaagggagaaggagagagagaggagggagAGAAGGAGCAGTAGCAGATCTCGGagggaggaagtagtggaaagAGGAAGcag GAGACACAAGGACAAGAAAGAGGAGCCTGAAGCAGATCCTGAGAGAGATCAAAGAACTGTTTTTGCATACCAG ATGCCTCTTAAAGCTACTGAGAGAGATGTTTATGAGTTCTTCTCCAAAGCGGGCAAG GTGAGGGATGTGCGATTGATCATGGACAGAAATTCAAGACGATCAAAAGGAGTCGG GTATATTGAGTTTTATGAGGTGACGTCAGTTCCAATGGCCTTAGCTCTGTCTGAACAAATATTTCTTGGACAACCTGTGATGGTTAAGTCCTCTGAAGCTGAAAAGAATTTGGCGCAAACTAATAGTACTACGGGTGGTACTGGCCCTGCAGATAGGAAACTATATGTTGGAAACCTGCATTTCAACATGTCAGAGCCGGAGCTTAGACAG ATTTTTGAGAGGTTTGGTCCTGTTGAGCTTGTTCAGCTACCAGTTGACGCTGAAACTAAGCAGTGCAAAGGTTTTGGCTTTATTCAG TTTGCCCAACTTGAACATTCAAAGGCAGCCCAAATTGAGTTGAATGGAAAGCTGGAGATTTCTGGTAGGACAATTAAG gTGTCCGCCGTGTCTGATCATATTGGTACACACGATACTGCTCCAAAATCTGctgattttgatgatgatgatggaggtGGACTG GCTTTAAATGCACAATCTAGGGCTCTGCTTATGCAGAAACTGGATCGTACAGGTATCGCAGCGAG CATTGTGGGCTCTCTCGGAGTGCCAGCATTAAATGGAACAGCTTATAATCAACCAGGCATGATTCCTAGTTTCCCAACGGCAGTGCTTCCAACAGCAGCAAACCCTTCTTTCGTCACTGAGCCTGTTGGTCAGCCAAGTGACTGTCTCCTACTTAAGAACATGTTTGATCCTGCAACCGAG ACGGACCCGGAGTTTGATCTTGAGATTAGAGAAGACGTTAAGGAAGAATGCTCAAGGTATGGCAGAGTCAGCCATATTTATGTAGACAA GAACAGTGCGGGTTTTGTGTATCTGCGGTTTGAAACAGTGCAAGGTGCAGTGGCAGCTCAAAACGTGATGCACAGGAGGTGGTTTGCACAAAAGATGATAACTGCAACTTTCATG CCTCGGCATGAATATGAGGCCAAAGCCAAGGACCAAATTGAATGA
- the LOC104769181 gene encoding serine/threonine-protein kinase tricorner, with product MDGADGTVRVKPGRGFETETDVAVSSPVTRQKAAAAKQFIENHYKNYLQGLHERMERRREFQRKVQEAQLPVEEQDEMMRNLARRETEYMRLQRRKIGIDDFELLTVIGKGAFGEVRLCRLRSTSEVYAMKKLKKTEMLSRGQVEHVRSERNLLAEVDSRYIVKLFYSFQDSECLYLIMEYLPGGDIMTLLMREDILSEDVARFYIAESILAIHSIHQHNYVHRDIKPDNLILDKSGHLKLSDFGLCKPLDDKYSSLLLEDEEMLSQESEGQSGKSEADKAPWQMPKEQLLQWKRNRRALAYSTVGTLDYMAPEVLLKKGYGMECDWWSLGAILYEMLVGYPPFCSDDPRITCRKIINWRVCLKFPEEPKISDEARDLICRLLCDVDSRLGTRGVEEIRSHPWFKGTPWDKLYDMEAAYKPIVDGELDTQNFEKFPEVEGSPSEAPQVGPWRKMLTSKDTNFIGFTFKKSDITRSMENSGADMKSNGSGEAPSLISLLGRINMEEGEGGELNHKT from the exons ATGGACGGCGCAGATGGAACCGTTCGCGTGAAGCCTGGTCGCGGATTTGAAACAGAGACGGATGTTGCGGTTTCATCGCCAGTGACACGTCAGAAAGCTGCTGCTGCTAAGCAATTCATCGAGAATCATTATAAGAACTACTTGCAAGGCTTGCACGAACGAATGGAGAG ACGCAGGGAGTTTCAGAGGAAAGTGCAAGAAGCTCAGTTACCGGTTGAGGAACAAGATGAGATGATGAGGAATTTGGCACGTCGTGAAACTGAGTATATGAGGCTTCAGAGACGTAAAATTGggattgatgattttgagcTTTTGACCGTTATTGGCAAAGGTGCCTTTGGTGAG GTTAGATTATGCCGTTTGAGATCTACATCTGAGGTCTATGCCatgaagaaattgaaaaaaactgAGATGCTTAGCCGTGGACAG gTTGAGCATGTCAGGTCCGAGAGGAACTTACTTGCAGAGGTTGACAGCCGTTACATTGTAAAGCTTTTTTACTCTTTTCAAGATTCTGAATGTTTGTATCTTATCATGGAGTATTTACCTGGGGGTGACATCATGACTTTACTCATGAGAGAAGACATTCTTTCTGAAGATGTTGCTCGTTTTTATATTGCCGAGAGCATTCTTGCTAtccattctatccatcaacacAACTATGTTCATAG GGACATCAAACCTGATAATTTGATACTAGACAAAAGTGGGCATTTGAAGCTTTCAGATTTTGGCTTATGTAAGCCACTAGATGATAAGTATTCTTCGCTGCTATTAGAAGACGAAGAAATGTTGTCTCAGGAATCAGAGGGCCAGTCAGGAAAATCAGAAGCTGACAAAGCACCCTGGCAAATGCCTAAAGAGCAGTTACTGCAGTGGAAGCGCAATCGCCGTGCATTG GCTTATTCAACCGTTGGAACTCTTGATTACATGGCTCCAGAAGTATTGCTAAAGAAAGGATATGGAATGGAATGTGATTGGTGGTCTCTCGGCGCAATTTTGTATGAGATGTTAGTTGGGTATCCCCCATTTTGTTCTGATGATCCCCGTATAACATGCCGAAAG ATAATTAATTGGAGGGTATGCTTGAAATTCCCTGAAGAACCAAAAATATCAGATGAGGCTAGAGATTTGATTTGTCGCTTGCTATGTGATGTTGATTCAAGGTTGGGAACCAGAGGTGTTGAGGAGATAAGG TCGCATCCCTGGTTTAAAGGCACCCCATGGGACAAACTGTATGACATGGAGGCAGCTTATAAACCCATTGTCGATGGAGAACTAGACACACAAAATTTTGAGAAGTTCCCTGAA GTTGAAGGGTCGCCATCCGAAGCACCACAAGTTGGTCCTTGGAGAAAG ATGTTGACGTCCAAGGACACCAACTTCATAGGTTTTACATTTAAGAAGTCAGACATCACAAGATCAATGGAAAATTCAG GTGCGGACATGAAATCAAATGGATCAGGGGAAGCCCCGTCGTTGATATCATTGTTAG GTCGGATCAAtatggaagaaggtgaaggtGGTGAGTTAAACCACAAGACATag